From Rana temporaria chromosome 7, aRanTem1.1, whole genome shotgun sequence, the proteins below share one genomic window:
- the CCDC174 gene encoding coiled-coil domain-containing protein 174 yields the protein MDKKKKVLAVTAASLVDLKAELFRKQEEFQRDKFSKAAGGPSQPRAVPKKPNIWNKQNVGVSARAEKDAEQKAEENNSLDKSRKKLEEKALLYEKMTKGDFPDEETEELYLVDFAQKIIEKRREVQTLCHKERKTNNGEEDDDTRAPDLPVPGPKDPEEEWVDYVDSLGRSRRCMKKDLPDLLKMDKNLQGKKPAAQEKTLLSEDMRQEMQRQQWEQEEEEALKRPMGPLHYEDIRDNEARQLGVGYFAFAKDEQSRQKQRETLDMLRDQTEDQRVKRERLKAKRKAMLDARLAKLRQRKGKNVAEGEEPGAAQEAEMIGPQPEESPELEKKVEVVVQERRDTKPGVPHVREWDRGKEFTFGQWSKVCDDLRNEREPEFAPPSVYASKTKSTKRNRKKKKKGNQAGPSNDPSGSGVEHNQHAQEAPGPNKPAKLDERSLDEMLSYYRKAT from the exons ATGGATAAGAAGAAGAAGGTGTTGGCGGTGACCGCGGCCTCG CTGGTCGATCTCAAAGCCGAACTTTTCCGCAAACAAGAAGAATTCCAGCGCGATAAATTCTCCAAGGCTGCCGGCGGGCCCTCGCAGCCAAGAGCGGTCCCTAAG AAGCCTAATATCTGGAATAAGCAGAATGTCGGGGTCTCGGCCCGAGCGGAGAAAGATGCCGAGCAGAAAGCTGAAGAGAACAATTCCCTTGACAAATCCAG GAAGAAGTTGGAGGAGAAAGCTCTCCTGTATGAGAAGATGACCAAAGGAGATTTTCCTG ATGAGGAGACGGAGGAGCTGTACCTGGTGGATTTTGCACAGAAGATTATAGAGAAGCGGAGAGAGGTGCAGACATTGTGTCACAAGGAGCGCAAGACGAACAATGGGGAGGAGGACGACGACACCAGAGCGCCAGATCTGCCGGTTCCGGGTCCTAAAGACCCCGAGGAGGAATG GGTGGATTATGTCGATTCGCTAGGCCGATCGAGGCGCTGTATGAAGAAGGATCTACCGGACCTTTTGAAAATGGACAAAAATCTACAAGGAAAAAA ACCGGCTGCTCAGGAAAAGACTTTACTGTCCGAGGATATGAGACAGGAGATGCAAAGACAGCAGTGGgaacaggaagaggaagaagCCTTGAAGAGACcgatgggccccttacattatgaGGACATAAGAGACAATG AGGCCAGGCAGCTGGGTGTTGGCTACTTTGCCTTTGCCAAGGATGAACAGAGCCGCCAGAAGCAAAGAGAAACGCTGGATATGCTGCGAGATCAG ACTGAAGATCAAAGGGTAAAGCGTGAACGCCTAAAAGCAAAGCGTAAAGCAATGCTGGACGCACGGCTCGCCAAACTGCGGCAGCGTAAAGGGAAAAACGTGGCAGAAGGAGAGGAGCCGGGGGCAGCTCAGG AAGCTGAAATGATCGGGCCACAGCCAGAAGAGTCCCCTGAGCTGGAGAAGAAGGTGGAAGTTGTCGTTCAAGAGCGAAGAGATACCAAACCCGGAGTCCCTCATGTCAGGGAGTGGGACAGAGGCAAAG aatTCACATTCGGTCAATGGTCCAAAGTCTGTGACGACCTGAGAAACGAACGCGAACCCGAGTTTGCACCGCCGTCCGTCTACGCTTCAAAGACAAAGAGCACTAAAAGGaatcggaagaagaagaaaaaggggaACCAGGCGGGACCTTCTAATGACCCGTCGGGGTCGGGTGTAGAACACAACCAGCATGCACAGGAAGCACCGGGACCCAACAAGCCCGCCAAGCTGGATGAGCGGAGTCTGGATGAAATGTTGTCTTATTACAGGAAGGCGACCTGA